The DNA sequence CCACGGATCGTTGCCATATGCATGTCACCCACAACCGGTCCGCCGGTATGATCGGTGACCTCAAAGTCGCTCGCCGTCCATTCCCAGACATTTCCGATCAATTGAAGCACGCCGTTCGGAGCGGCGCCCGGTTGATACTCGTCCACCGGAACCGTGCGCCCCTGACCGGTCGCCCAGATGTTGCAGCGATTGATGTCAAGCGCGTCGCCCCATGGATAGCGCCGCATCGTGTTGGCGACGCTCCGAATTCGCCACGTCGCGGCCATCTGCCATTCGGCTTCCGTCGGCAATCGAAACCCGGCCCAGCGCGCGTATGCCGCTGCTTCAAACTGGCACACGCCCACGACCGGATGATCCATCAGTTTCTTGCTCGGTCGACCATGACGCCAATACCGAGGACCCGGACATTCAGTCAGGTCCTTGAAGTCGATCAGGTGCGGCCACAATTCCTTCGGCCACAACTCGAGTTGTTCGTACCCGCCGGCCTCGACAAACTTCTGATACTGCGCGTTGGTAACGCAGTGCTTTCCGAGTAGAAACGGCGTGGTTTCAAAGGTGTCTTCCTCTGCGCCCGGTGAATCGTGAAGCGTTCGCGGGATCGTGGCGAATCCCTCGGGCACGAGCGCAAATGAGTCATCGATGCGTTCGCAGGCCTGCAAACAGAGCTTGTCCACATCGGGATGCTCCTTGAACTCCGATCGATTGATGATCAGATAGGCGTAGCGCTCCAGTTGCATCGCCTGATGGAGCGGATCCGCCTGCAATTCGATCCGATCGGCCGGAATGAATGCGTCCGGCTCCGCGAGGCGCGGCCTCGGGCGCGGCCTGACCTTCGGCTCCACCGGCTTCTTGGAAAATAGTTGCAGTGCCATTCAACACCCCCGACGACGACTTCCGTCCCTGCCATTGCTTCCCGGCGATGATCCGCAACGACGTCCTCAATGCGCCGTGCGCGTTTCATCTGCGCCATTTCAAGTCCCGTCCGGCCTCGCGCCGCGACGATCACGTCCCCAATGCCCGCCGCTTTGCATCGCGACACAGCTTCTGGAATCGCTCGACCGATTCTCGCGCGGCCTTGTCGGCCTCGCTGGGCTGCTTCGCCTCCGGTGCGACCGGCGGTGCCTGGTATGTCGGCAACAACTCGGACCTGGTGTCAACAACGCGGCTCAGTTCATCCTTCAACTGCTGCTGCAGATTCGTGATGTTGACCTGAGCCTGTTGCAGCTCCGCCAGCTTGCGATCGGTTTCAGCCTTCAGCGCCGCCAGTTCGCTCTCACGCTTCTCAAGCTCCTGGGTTCGATTCTTCAGGGATCCCGCCAGCGCATTCAACTCCGCCTCGCGCGTGTTGCGCTGAGACATTTCCTTGATCATCGCCTCGCGGTCCGCCGCCAGAGATTCCTGCTCTTCCTTCAGTTGGTCCCGCAGCTTGCGCAGATCGGCATCGTTCTGTGAAAGAACCTTTCGGCTTTCCTCCTGCGTTTTCTCTTTCTGCTGAAGCTCAGCCGCCTTGGCTTCGAGTTCCTTCACCGCCGAATCGAGCTTCGCCCGGTCGGCGGTGATCGCCGCCGCGCGCTTCTCAAGTTCAGCTTTCTCCGCGGCAAACTTCGCACGCTGTTCCGAAATGGATTTTTCCGTGTCGCCGAACTTCGATCGTTCGAGCTCCAGTGCCTTGAGTTTTGCCTCCAGCTCCGCCTTGGTCTTGGAAAGCTCCTGCGACTCCGCGTGACGCGCCTCCCCGAGCCGGGCAATTTCCTGCTCCAGTTCTGTGCACTTCTGCTCTCTCGTCGTGATCTCTTTCTCACGCTTTTCAAGCGTATCGATCAGGTCGTTTTCCTGTTTCTGAAACGATGCCCGCTCCGCTTCCAGCTTCGCATGACGGTCTTCCAATGCCGCGCGGCAGTGCTCAAGTGTCTCCGCGCGTGCCTCAAGCAATTCACGCAGAGACTGCATCGCGCCGATGACTTCACCACTGAGTGCTTCAAGCTGCCGAACGTCGACGTTCGGCGCCCCCACGCCCTGCTTTGCTGACTTGTCGGTCACTGTCGCGCTCATCGCCTATCTTCTCCACCACGATTTCTTTTCCGACTCGACCGGCTTCGTTCCGGCCGCCTCGACTTCCGCGATCACCTCGCGCAGGGTCTTCCGTCCGTTGTAGAGCCGATACTTGACCCGAACCGCCTTCGCCACATCCGGATCCAGCGACATCAAAAGCGATTCTTCATCGTCCGCTTCGTCCTCGAACTCCTGGATCAACTCGCGTATCGTCTTGCTGCCCTTGAAGAAAGCGTACCTTGCATTAATCGCTTCGGCCTGTTCCGGCGTCAGTGCGGCCAATAACGCGGCATCATCCTGCAGCCCGGCACCCGATTGGCCGTCTCCAACGGCCTCGACGCCCGCCCCCGTGGCCGACGTCGGCGCTGATGCAGGAAGCGCGGCAGCCACCTCCGACTCAGCTGCAATCCCCGGGGCTACCGCAAGATCCGACTTCGCGGCCACGCCCCGCACTTCATTCGTCTGAACCGGCCCTTCACTCGTCAGCGGTGCCGGCTCCGTCAGCCGTGACAACACCGCACTCCGTGAGCCCTTGTCCTTCGGCACGCCGACCGCGATTTCCGATTCGCCTGGCGATGCAGCCGCGAACGCCTTCTCACGCGCAACAAGATTCTCGTTCAAGGCACAAGCCAGAATGCTCCATGCCTTGAGTTTCTCATCCAGTTCGCCCAAGGCGCGCGCGACGACACCGTCTCTCAACGGCGCCAACGCGGCCTCAATGTCGGCAGTTCCAACGCTCATACTTGCACACGGTTTGGTCCGACGGCCGATCAGGGCGGCTGCCTCCGATGCGACCCCGGTGCGATACAAATCTAGAATTCAGTCGGTTGTAATGGGTAGGCAGACTGGACAAATCTGGAATACTGGGACGCTCAGTGACGTGTTTTCGGAACCGCTGATCGTTTCGCTCGGCGTGCCGCCGCGCGGATCAACCCGCACATGCGTGCAAAGTCAAGCGACGCAGCAGTTTGGAAGTGGTAACTCGATAATTCGCCGAAAGCGCCAGGAAAATTGGAAGCGGACGTTTCGCCCGATTATTTGCGGCGTCGGGTTCGTCGCCGCGGAAAGCCCAGCATCATGAATGGCGTCACGATGCCGATTCCGCCGCCGCAGCATTCATCAGCCGGTGGATTGCCGACGCCGTCGCCGTCGCTCGGATCGCCGACGGGGCGTCCTGGACGAGTCGGCGTACAGTCCGGCTGGCCGTCGGCATTTCGATCCGCATCGTCCTTTCCACAACCGCAACTGCCGGGCTCGATCTTGTATTCGTCCGCCGGACACGCGTCCTCACAATCAGGCGTGCCATCGTCGTCGGAGTCGGCCGAAAAAACCTTGATTGTCTGAGTGCATATCGCGATATTGCCGCTGGCATCCACCGCCGTCCATTGACGTCGAATTCGCGCCACTTCGGGGCAGTCGCGCGGCTCGCTCTCATCCGAGTAGCTGACCATCGGAGCGGAATCGAAGGCATCGCTGACGATCGGCTGACCCGTGCGATTTGGTTCAATTGAATCGCCGTCATACACGATCGCATTCTCCGGGCAGGTGATGTCAGGTGCGATCGAATCGACAAGACTCACGAGGATCGTCACCTCCGCGACGCCGCCGTTCGGATCAAGATCGTCCACTCGAACGACGAAACTGTCGTCGCTGACTTGCCCCGCGCGCGGCGTGTAGCAAACAGCCACCTCAGTGCCATTGCTGATTCCAGCCACGAATGCGGCCGTGCCGAACTTCGGAGCCCGTCGCAGCGTCCACTTCATTCCGCTGCCGTCCGTATCCGGGTCAACCGCCGTCAATGACACGCGATTCTGCGGCGTCGAACACCTGCTGTCCGGCGCGATTTGAAGACGTGGCGGACTGACAACCGTTATGACCGGCGCGTTGCTGATCTTCTCAATTTCGATTGCCGAAATTTTCGGGTTGTCCAGAATCGGATCGGCATGGAGAAATTCAATCTCCAATTCGCCGGCGACCACCTCCGTGACGAACTGACGCACGTCGGCCGCGTACGCTCCGAGTCCATCAGCGATGTCGTAATTGACGAGCACCGGCTCGCCATGGATGACCACATCGAACTTCCGCCTGTTCGGCTTGTTCCAGTAGATTTCAGCGAAGTGAAGCTTGACAAGGTAGTAGCCTGGTGTGACCGGAAAGCTGTAGAGCATGTTCGGCGCTTCGATCGGATCGTACCG is a window from the Phycisphaerae bacterium genome containing:
- a CDS encoding formylglycine-generating enzyme family protein, yielding MALQLFSKKPVEPKVRPRPRPRLAEPDAFIPADRIELQADPLHQAMQLERYAYLIINRSEFKEHPDVDKLCLQACERIDDSFALVPEGFATIPRTLHDSPGAEEDTFETTPFLLGKHCVTNAQYQKFVEAGGYEQLELWPKELWPHLIDFKDLTECPGPRYWRHGRPSKKLMDHPVVGVCQFEAAAYARWAGFRLPTEAEWQMAATWRIRSVANTMRRYPWGDALDINRCNIWATGQGRTVPVDEYQPGAAPNGVLQLIGNVWEWTASDFEVTDHTGGPVVGDMHMATIRGGAYDTYFQMQATSVFRTGLVSLARAHNVGFRLAWNLRGN